A single region of the Triticum dicoccoides isolate Atlit2015 ecotype Zavitan chromosome 2B, WEW_v2.0, whole genome shotgun sequence genome encodes:
- the LOC119362886 gene encoding transcription factor MYB30-like, with translation MGRPPCCDKEGVKKGPWTPEEDLVLVSYVQEHGPGNWRAVPTRTGLMRCSKSCRLRWTNYLRPGIKRGNFTDQEEKLIVHLQALLGNRWAAIASYLPERTDNDIKNYWNTHLKRKLQAGGDAAAKPAAQRPASSSKGQWERRLQTDINMARRALREALTTLDDIKPQQPDVADGVNGAAAAGADSGSPAASSSSAASLSQCSPSAAGPYVLTTANISRMLDGWASKGRSAGAAADSPSGSSASEVSHGSGAAARALGSAFEYDRKPAVLAPDQTQLNAIETWLFADDNNNNDHHGHAAGGSGLLGVPAMGYPF, from the exons ATGGGGAGGCCGCCGTGCTGCGACAAGGAGGGCGTCAAGAAGGGCCCCTGGACGCCGGAGGAGGACCTCGTGCTCGTCTCCTACGTCCAGGAGCACGGCCCCGGCAACTGGCGCGCCGTCCCCACCAGGACCG GTCTGATGCGGTGTAGCAAGAGCTGCCGGCTCCGGTGGACCAACTACCTGCGCCCCGGGATCAAGCGCGGCAACTTCACCGACCAGGAGGAGAAGCTCATCGTCCACCTCCAGGCGCTGCTCGGCAACAGGTGGGCCGCGATCGCCTCCTACCTCCCCGAGCGCACCGACAACGACATCAAGAACTACTGGAACACGCACCTCAAGCGCAAGCTGCAGGCGGGGGGCGACGCCGCGGCCAAGCCGGCGGCGCAGAGGCCCGCCTCCTCCTCCAAGGGCCAGTGGGAGAGGCGGCTGCAGACGGACATCAACATGGCGCGCCGCGCGCTGCGCGAGGCGCTCACCACGCTCGACGACATCAAGCCGCAGCAGCCCGACGTGGCCGACGGCGTCAATGGGGCTGCCGCAGCCGGCGCCGACAGCGGCAGCCCGGCGGCCTCGAGCTCGTCGGCCGCGTCGCTGTCCCAGTGCTCGCCCTCCGCGGCCGGGCCGTACGTCCTCACCACCGCGAACATCTCGCGGATGCTCGACGGGTGGGCCAGCAAGGGCCGCAGCGCCGGCGCCGCGGCGGACAGCCCCTCCGGCTCGTCGGCCTCCGAGGTTTCCCACGGCAGCGGCGCGGCCGCCCGTGCGCTGGGGTCCGCGTTCGAGTACGACCGGAAGCCGGCCGTTCTGGCGCCGGATCAGACGCAGCTGAACGCGATCGAGACGTGGCTCTTCgccgacgacaacaacaacaacgaccacCATGGCCACGCAGCCGGCGGCAGCGGCTTGCTCGGCGTCCCCGCCATGGGTTACCCTTTCTAG